A single region of the Candidatus Parcubacteria bacterium genome encodes:
- the tsf gene encoding elongation factor Ts (EF-Ts; functions during elongation stage of protein translation; forms a dimer; associates with EF-Tu-GDP complex and promotes exchange of GDP to GTP resulting in regeneration of the active form of EF-Tu) has protein sequence MEITTEQIKALRDETGISVMQCKKALEEAGGDVEKARVILRKKSGELAAKKGDRTLASGAVAAYVHATGTVGAMVTLSSETDFVSKNEEFRKLAYDIAMHVAAANPKFLTFEDIDADERAKAREVFAEEAKDKPAEMQEKIIEGKLASYFREQALLEQPFIKDSERTVRELLSQAVQKFGERIEITRFSRFSL, from the coding sequence ATGGAAATAACCACTGAGCAGATCAAGGCATTGCGCGATGAGACCGGTATCTCGGTGATGCAGTGCAAGAAGGCACTTGAAGAGGCAGGAGGAGATGTGGAGAAGGCACGTGTCATCCTCCGCAAGAAGAGCGGCGAACTCGCTGCTAAGAAAGGGGACCGCACTCTCGCTTCCGGCGCTGTGGCTGCCTACGTGCACGCTACCGGCACGGTAGGCGCTATGGTGACTCTCTCCTCCGAGACCGACTTCGTCTCCAAGAACGAGGAGTTCCGCAAGCTCGCCTACGATATTGCTATGCACGTGGCTGCTGCCAACCCGAAGTTCCTAACATTTGAAGACATCGATGCTGATGAGCGTGCCAAGGCGCGCGAGGTCTTCGCTGAAGAGGCCAAGGACAAGCCGGCAGAGATGCAGGAGAAGATCATCGAAGGCAAACTTGCCTCCTATTTCCGCGAGCAGGCGCTCCTCGAGCAGCCGTTCATCAAGGATTCCGAGCGTACCGTCCGCGAGCTCCTCTCTCAGGCGGTTCAGAAGTTCGGCGAGCGCATCGAGATCACGCGCTTCTCCCGTTTCTCGCTCTAA